A stretch of the Alosa alosa isolate M-15738 ecotype Scorff River chromosome 16, AALO_Geno_1.1, whole genome shotgun sequence genome encodes the following:
- the LOC125309647 gene encoding histone acetyltransferase KAT5-like has translation MAADVIEGCRLPVLRKNQENEDEWSLAEVLSVKEIPGNKLYYVHYIDFNKRLDEWVPPDRLDLTTLQMPKKETNTSPTNGQLGSGAASPEQDMRRGLQFNIQNITDVSKDHNLITPNKKSESICLASQASPVVSKLSLPDATEEISIKQMAKATTNPKLNGHDNDEGHDHLTLTNNCGIHRMVPSKRGRKRKTHCVVPEEDSQDSSDGIPPAPHTTGSMAPDRRQDDIVTRMKNISCIELGRHRLKPWYFSPYPQELTALPVLYLCEFCLKYLKSLTCLQRHLTKCTLRNPPGNEIYRKGTVSFFEIDGRKNTTYAQNLCLLAKCFLDHKTLYYDTDPFLFYVMTEYDSKGFHIVGYFSKEKESTEDYNVACILTLPPYQRRGYGKLLIEFSYELTKMEGKTGSPEKPLSDLGLLSYRSYWSQTILEILLNLLSDYGERPHITIQEISEMTSIKKEDIISTLQYLNLISYYRGQYVLTLSEDIVLGHERAMQKRHLRIDPCCLHFTPKDWAKRGRW, from the coding sequence ATGGCAGCAGATGTCATTGAGGGATGTCGTCTTCCTGTTCTACGGAAAAATCAGGAGAATGAAGATGAGTGGTCCCTGGCTGAAGTTCTCAGTGTAAAAGAAATCCCAGGAAATAAACTTTACTATGTCCATTACATTGACTTCAATAAGCGTTTGGATGAATGGGTGCCCCCAGACAGGCTGGACTTGACCACACTTCAGATGCCCAAGAAGGAAACTAACACGTCTCCAACAAATGGCCAGCTTGGCTCAGGAGCAGCCTCCCCTGAGCAAGACATGCGGAGGGGTCTGCAGTTCAACATTCAAAACATTACCGATGTATCCAAAGACCACAACTTAATCACTCCAAACAAGAAATCTGAGTCTATATGCTTGGCATCACAGGCATCCCCAGTAGTTTCAAAGCTTTCACTTCCAGATGCTACAGAAGAGATATCCATAAAACAGATGGCAAAAGCAACCACAAATCCTAAACTGAATGGCCATGACAATGACGAGGGCCATGATCACCTGACCCTCACCAACAATTGTGGAATCCATCGAATGGTTCCTTCTAAGCGTGGCAGGAAGAGGAAGACCCATTGCGTGGTGCCCGAAGAAGACTCTCAGGACAGCTCTGACGGAATACCCCCTGCGCCCCACACAACAGGCAGCATGGCGCCTGACCGTAGACAGGATGACATAGTCACACGCATGAAGAACATCAGTTGCATTGAGCTGGGGCGCCACCGGCTGAAGCCCTGGTACTTCTCACCGTACCCCCAAGAGCTCACTGCCCTCCCTGTCCTCTACCTCTGCGAGTTCTGCCTCAAATACCTCAAGAGCCTCACGTGCCTACAGAGGCACCTTACAAAGTGCACCCTTCGCAATCCCCCTGGAAACGAGATCTATCGCAAAGGAACGGTCTCCTTCTTTGAAATAGATGGCAGGAAGAACACGACCTACGCCCAGAACCTCTGCTTGCTGGCCAAGTGCTTCCTGGACCACAAGACACTCTATTATGACACCGATCCATTCCTCTTTTATGTGATGACCGAGTACGATTCTAAAGGCTTTCATATCGTAGGCTACTTTTCTAAGGAGAAAGAGTCAACAGAAGATTACAATGTCGCATGCATTCTAACACTGCCCCCTTACCAGAGAAGAGGTTATGGAAAACTGCTCATCGAGTTTAGCTATGAGTTAACCAAGATGGAGGGTAAGACGGGGTCTCCTGAAAAACCCCTCTCTGATCTTGGCCTGCTATCCTACCGATCCTACTGGTCCCAGACCATACTAGAAATCCTGCTCAACCTGCTGTCAGATTACGGAGAGCGACCCCACATCACCATCCAGGAGATCAGTGAAATGACTAGCATAAAGAAAGAGGACATTATATCCACACTACAGTACCTGAACCTCATCAGTTACTACAGGGGACAGTATGTCCTGACCCTCTCTGAGGACATTGTGTTGGGTCATGAGAGGGCTATGCAGAAACGCCATCTGAGGATTGACCCCTGCTGCCTGCATTTCACCCCAAAGGACTGGGCCAAGAGGGGTAGGTGGTAA